The bacterium genome window below encodes:
- a CDS encoding U32 family peptidase — protein MCLGTPYCRRVEGNYAEALDLLPGIVSRLHAAGKRAYVTTPAAPRQADLPHVARLVDAAAAAGADALEIHNLGVLRIVREKGGPVPAHMGAYANVYTHLAAAVMRDAGAVRVRPNAEVSLEEMAILAREAGVEVEVLVHGKIPLGVTDRCFLLTEPEESDPKCPSACREVHWLTSRRWVLKTVGKGVLSGRDMCLLEHLPRLVADGFRVFRVEGLYETAAYRSEIGAAYREALTRAFAGGSFALEDRWADVARRHAPRGLCNGYCFGTAGRTYVGSVLQDANPEV, from the coding sequence GTGTGCCTCGGCACTCCGTACTGCCGGCGCGTCGAGGGGAACTACGCCGAAGCGCTCGACCTTCTCCCGGGGATCGTCTCCCGCCTTCACGCGGCGGGGAAGCGCGCGTACGTCACCACGCCGGCCGCGCCGCGCCAGGCGGACCTCCCCCACGTCGCCCGCCTGGTCGACGCCGCCGCGGCCGCGGGGGCGGACGCCCTCGAGATCCACAACCTGGGAGTCCTGCGGATCGTGCGCGAAAAAGGGGGGCCGGTACCGGCCCACATGGGCGCCTACGCGAACGTCTACACCCACCTCGCGGCGGCGGTCATGCGCGACGCGGGGGCGGTGCGGGTGCGTCCGAACGCCGAGGTGTCCCTCGAGGAGATGGCGATCCTCGCCCGCGAAGCGGGGGTCGAGGTCGAGGTCCTCGTCCACGGGAAGATCCCCCTCGGCGTCACCGACCGCTGCTTCCTGCTGACGGAGCCCGAGGAGTCCGACCCGAAGTGCCCCTCCGCCTGCAGGGAGGTCCACTGGCTCACCTCCCGCCGCTGGGTTCTGAAGACGGTCGGGAAGGGAGTCCTCTCGGGCAGGGACATGTGCCTGCTGGAGCACCTTCCGCGGCTGGTGGCGGACGGCTTTCGCGTCTTCCGGGTCGAGGGGCTCTACGAGACCGCGGCGTACCGCTCGGAGATCGGCGCCGCCTACCGGGAGGCGTTGACCCGGGCCTTCGCCGGCGGTTCGTTCGCGCTGGAGGACCGGTGGGCCGACGTCGCGAGGCGCCACGCTCCCCGGGGGCTGTGCAACGGGTACTGCTTCGGGACGGCCGGCCGGACATACGTCGGATCGGTTTTACAGGACGCCAACCCTGAGGTATAA
- a CDS encoding gliding-motility protein MglA, with product MSFINYSSREINCKIVYYGPGLCGKTTNLQAIYQRMNPEARGKMISLATETERTLFFDFLPLSLGEIRGFKTRFHLYTVPGQVFYDASRRLILRGVDGVVFCADSQLTRADANEESMENLRLNLREQGYDPDRLPLVIQYNKRDVPNVASLAELHALLNRRNVPEFEASATRGSGVFETLKAVIKLVLIDLKRGGRK from the coding sequence ATGTCCTTCATCAACTACTCCTCCCGCGAGATCAACTGCAAGATCGTCTATTACGGCCCCGGCCTGTGCGGGAAAACGACCAACCTGCAAGCCATCTACCAGCGGATGAACCCCGAGGCGCGCGGGAAGATGATCTCCCTCGCCACCGAGACGGAGCGGACCCTCTTTTTCGACTTCCTCCCGCTGTCGCTGGGCGAGATCCGCGGCTTCAAGACGCGCTTTCACCTGTACACCGTTCCCGGGCAGGTCTTCTACGACGCCAGTCGGCGGCTCATCCTGCGCGGTGTCGACGGCGTCGTCTTCTGCGCCGACTCCCAGCTCACCCGCGCGGACGCGAACGAGGAGTCGATGGAGAATCTTCGGTTGAACCTGCGGGAGCAGGGGTATGACCCCGACAGGCTCCCCCTGGTGATCCAGTACAACAAGCGCGACGTGCCGAACGTCGCCTCGCTGGCCGAGCTCCACGCGCTCCTCAACCGGCGCAACGTCCCCGAGTTCGAGGCGTCGGCCACCCGGGGGAGCGGGGTCTTCGAGACGTTGAAGGCGGTGATCAAGCTGGTCCTGATCGACCTGAAACGGGGCGGACGGAAATAA